From the genome of Neomonachus schauinslandi chromosome 5, ASM220157v2, whole genome shotgun sequence, one region includes:
- the KRT74 gene encoding LOW QUALITY PROTEIN: keratin, type II cytoskeletal 74 (The sequence of the model RefSeq protein was modified relative to this genomic sequence to represent the inferred CDS: deleted 2 bases in 1 codon) yields MNRQLNIKPGGDKGGFSGHSAVVLRQPLGSAASYRAVGKGPGAGFGSQSLYSLGGNRCISLNMAAGGVRTGGYNFGAGSEYGVGRATGFAGSMFGSVASGPVCPSMCPPGGIYRVTINKSLLAPLNMELDPEIQRVCIQEREQIKALNDKFASFIDKVRFLEQQNQVLETKWELLQQLDLNNCRKNLEPILEGYISNLRKQLEMLSGDRVQLDSELRSVRDAVEDYKRRYEVEISRRTAAENDFVVLKTDADAAYTVKVELQAKVDSLDKDIKFLKCLYDAEIAQIQTHASETSVILSMDNNRDLDLDSIIAKVRAQYEIALKSRAEAEALYQSKIQELQLTAGRHGDDLKHTKNEMSEPNRLIQRIRYETANVKKQCANLETAITDAEQRGDCALKDAWAKLDELEAALHQAKDELARMLREYQELMSTKLALDMEIATYRKLLEGEECRMSGENPSSVSISISSSRGSSYYHPNSSASADAGASSVVGSSGSAWAGQTRAKGARGGDLKDSQDIKGKSSSASSPAGKAAR; encoded by the exons ATGAATCGCCAACTGAACATCAAGCCTGGTGGTGACAAGGGTGGCTTCAGTGGGCACTCAGCAGTGGTGCTGAGGCAGCCTCTGGGCAGTGCAGCTTCTTACCGTGCAGTTGGCAAAGGACCTGGGGCTGGCTTTGGCAGTCAGAGCCTCTACAGTCTTGGAGGGAATCGGTGTATTTCCCTCAACATGGCTGCTGGTGGTGTTCGGACTGGAGGTTATAATTTTGGGGCGGGCTCTGAGTATGGAGTGGGGAGGGCCACTGGCTTTGCTGGCAGCATGTTTGGCAGTGTGGCCTCAGGGCCTGTGTGCCCATCCATGTGCCCACCCGGGGGCATCTACCGGGTCACCATCAACAAGAGTCTCCTGGCCCCCCTCAACATGGAGCTGGACCCGGAGATCCAGAGAGTGTGCATCCAGGAGCGGGAGCAGATCAAGGCTCTGAATGACAAGTTTGCCTCCTTCATTGATAAG GTACGGTTCCTGGAGCAGCAGAACCAGGTGTTGGAGACCAAGTGGGAGCTGCTGCAGCAGCTGGACCTGAACAACTGCAGGAAGAACCTGGAGCCCATCCTCGAGGGCTACATCAGCAACCTGCGGAAGCAGCTGGAGATGCTGTCCGGGGACAGGGTGCAGCTGGACTCGGAGCTGAGGAGCGTGCGGGACGCAGTGGAGGACTACAAGAGAAG GTATGAGGTGGAGATTAGTCGGCGCACAGCAGCTGAGAACGATTTTGTGGTGCTCAAGACG GATGCAGATGCAGCCTACACAGTGAAGGTGGAGCTCCAGGCCAAAGTAGATTCTCTGGACAAAGACATCAAGTTCCTCAAGTGTTTGTATGATGCG GAGATAGCCCAGATTCAGACTCATGCCAGTGAAACCTCTGTCATCCTGTCCATGGACAACAACCGGGACCTGGACCTGGACAGCATCATTGCCAAGGTCCGAGCTCAGTATGAGATCGCCCTGAAGAGCAGGGCCGAAGCGGAGGCCCTATACCAGAGCAAG ATCCAAGAGCTGCAGCTGACAGCAGGCCGGCATGGTGATGACCTCAAACACACCAAGAACGAGATGTCAGAGCCGAACCGGCTTATCCAGAGGATCCGGTATGAGACTGCAAATGTAAAAAAGCAG TGTGCCAACCTGGAGACGGCCATCACTGATGCCGAGCAGCGGGGCGACTGTGCCCTGAAGGACGCCTGGGCCAAGCTGGACGAGCTGGAGGCAGCCCTGCACCAGGCCAAGGATGAGCTGGCCCGGATGCTGCGTGAGTACCAGGAGCTCATGAGCACGAAGCTGGCCCTGGACATGGAGATCGCCACCTACCGCAAGCTGCTGGAGGGCGAGGAGtgcag GATGTCTGGTGAAAACCCATCCTCCGTGAGCATCT CCATCAGCAGCAGCAGGGGAAGCAGCTACTACCACCCCAACTCTTCGGCCAGTGCCGACGCCGGGGCCAGCAGT GTGGTGGGCAGCTCTGGCAGCGCTTGGGCCGGGCAGACCAGGGCCAAGGGGGCACGCGGGGGAGACCTCAAGGACTCCCAAGACATCAAGGGCAAGAGCTCCTCTGCCAGCTCCCCAGCCGGGAAAGCTGCCCGATAA